From the genome of Alicyclobacillus sp. SO9:
TGTGCCACACCCTAAAGGGTACTGCCAGGCACATGGGGTTCTAGATGCTTACGCATACCTGCCAATACAAATTCAATCGCATGCGCTTCAAATGCATCTCTTTGGTTCTTTGCAATTTGACCGACGGCGTAGTAGGACATATCACCAATGAGTGAAATAAGCATGGTCACAGTCCACTCCAGGTTTGGAATTTTTGCGCCGTGTCGATGTTCCAGTGCTTCCACCAACCGTCCGCCCATTTCTTTAAACATAATCTCCTGTTTACGCTGCATAAATTCCTGTCCGCCGCCTGAATAGAATACGGCGCCCAGGGCTGGGTCATCTTGAAACATGTCAAACACCGCATGAATGACCTCAATCGTGCACGTCTCAAAGGAAATTTCCATGTTTGATAAAATCGGATCGATGCGCGCCCAGGTTTTTTGAACTGCATCTTCAAACAAACCGGTCAAGAGCGCTTCTAAAGAATCAAAGTGCAGATAAAACGTGCCTCTCGCGACGTTGCTTCTCTTAATGACGTCAGCAATGGTGACATTGTCATAACCGTCTTCTTGAAAGATGTGTTTAGCTGTATCGAGAATATGTTGATGTCGCTCTTCCTTTGTCATCAGTTCACGCACAAAAGTGTGCCCCCTTGTCCCAAAATCGTTCATAGAAAGTGTAATTGTACGACACACAAGGAGCAAGTTGAGGCCGCACCCGATTTTAAGTCTCCGGATAATACAAAGCAGACAGATTAATGAAAACCAGAGGACTGAAGCTGTGAATAGAATTCTGTTGCAACCCGCAAAAACTGTTGAATAAGGGGTTGAGTTTCAATGGCTTTTGGGAAAGCCAAGTATGTTGGGCGTGACCAGATGGAACTGTGGGCGGCGTGCACGGACAGTACCTTATAGCCTTTGGCCTCTGCATCAAACAGAGTGCGCCTCGGAAGCAGGGACACACCCAGGCCGTGGCTGACCATGGCCTTTACTCCGTCAAACGAGTCCAGTTCCATAATGACATTCGGATACACTTGGGACTTTGCCAGTAGTGTCATGATGCGCTGTCGGAATGGAGACGTGGGTCTGCCAAACGCAATAAAGGGTTCCGATTGAATTTGATTGATGTCATTGAAACTGTACGCCAGGTAATGAGTTTCGGGTACAATGACGTCAATTGCATCGGGCGCAAATTCTACCAAGCGAATGTTCGGGTGGTATATGGGTTCACCCAGAAAGCAGAAATCTACTTGCTGTGCAAGGAGTGCATCCCGCATTTCGTCATACAGTCCCATTCGTACCTGAAGATGGACAGTAGAGTGCTTCAGCATTCGGTGCAGACACTCTGGTACATCTGTCGAGACAAAGGCTCTGCCGGACATCACGCGCAGTAAGGGCGTTTCTTCAAGCCTGGGGCTTTGCATTTGTTTCTCAATTTGTTCAATTTGCTCCGCCAGTGATACAAACCGTGTCCCCCTCGGTGTCAGTTGTACACCGTTTTGCGTACGTTCAAACAAGCTGTAGCCAAGGTTGCGTTCAAGTCTTTGTAAACGTGTAGTCACTGTGGATTGAGACATAAACAACTGCTCTGCTGTCTTTGAAATGGAGCCGATTCGAGCAATTGCGAGAAAGAGTGAGATATCCTTTGTTTCCATCCGTCACCGTCCTTCGAGCACAGACTCAACACATCGGTTATTGCCTACTCCATATTATAATCATTCATCCTTATGTCATAAATAAATTGAAATAATCTGAAATTTATATTGAATTATGGGCTTGGTTCATACTACAATGATATCCAAGCAGAGAGGAGTGGTAGAAATGGAAGAACGTCATGACCTTCAGAATTGTGGCATTTGCGGTAGTGAACTTCAGGAGGACAAGAGTCGAAACATGTGCAAACAGTGTGAAGATGCCTGGGAGCGGGAGGTGGAATGTGACTGGTAGTAAAAACAGGCGAATTCCAATCCGGAATTCGGCAGAACTGTACCTGATGAGGCGCCCTCGAAGATGACACTGAGGACGCCTCTTTTGTGCGATTTTTACTGCCGCTAGCAATACAACTGCTCCAGCGACAGCTTCAAGCGAGCTGAATGGCACCAGTCGAGGATTGAGAACATACGCTGCCGTCAGTCGCGCCATCGTTCGTCATTCCTACTGTATCTGGACTCTGTGTCCGTGAAGCTTCATAATTGACGGAAGTAATTTTAATGAGACTCTGCGTGAGTCAACACCGCTTCAGAGACAGGGGATGTACGGTCATGGCTTCGTCGCTGACAGAACGTTACTCTAGGCAAGTATTATTTCGTCCAATTGGATTACTTGGACAGGAGAATTTGTCTCGTTCCAGAGTTGCTATTGTCGGATTGGGGGCACTGGGAACCGTTTCTGCCGGCGAATTGGCCCGTGCAGGTGTTGGGTACCTAAAATTGATTGACAGAGACATCATTGAAGCCTCCAATTTGCAGAGGCAATCTCTTTACGATGAGGAGGATGCGAGGAAAGGTCTTGCCAAGGCAGCCGCAGCCGCGGACAAGCTTCGTCTCGCTAACAGTGACATCGAAATCGAAGTGGTAGTCACAGACCTTACCTGGCGTAATGCGGAAGAATTGTTGTCTGATGTGGATGTCATTGTGGATGGTACAGACAACTTTGAAGTTCGGTATCTGATTAACGAGGTGTCGGTCAAACACAGCATTCCATGGAGCTATGGAGGCGCCGTCAGCAGCTATGGTACCACTGCTTTTTTCCGTCCTGACGAAACTCCGTGTCTCGTCTGTTTGTTTGGACCACATCAAGGCGGAGGGCATGATACCTGCGATACCGTTGGAGTAATTGCCCCAATTGTTGCGACCATTGCTTCACTGCAAACTGCGGAAGTGCTGAAATACTTAAGCGGGAACCATGAAGCGTTGGCTAAGGTGATTACGACGATTGACCTTTGGAGAAACGATTTTCGACAGGTTCATCTCGGTGCGAAAAAGGAGAGCTGTCCTTGCTGCGGACAGCATGAGTATCCGATGCTGACGCCAAAGGCAGACGCACTGACGGTGTCTCTGTGCGGACGCAGAACCATTCAAGTTCGTTCTCTCCATGCCCCTCAAGAGACCTTGCACCAGGTGGCACAGCGTCTGCAGCGAGTCGGGGAAGTTCGCCAAAATCCGAATTTGCTGAGATGTGATTTGGGAGAGGTTCAAATTACGCTGTTTGCGGACGGCCGTGCACTGTTCCATGGTGTCGACGATCCGCAAACAGCTCGCAACCTGTATGCATCCTACATTGGAAACTAGTCTTCAGGGAGTTACCGTGAACAAATGCTGAAACTCGGCGTATCAATGGATATCTAAAGCCATTTGTTAACGATTCGAGATTGCAGTCGCTGCAATTTCTGTCTTATCTGCTATGGACTGCTGGATAATGCCGCCCCCCATACATTCGTCACCGCTGTAAAATACGACGGACTGCCCAGGTGTGATGGCTCGTTGCGGTTCGTCAAATGTGACGAGCCAGCGGTTGTCCTGGACCGATAGCTGTCTTACGGTAACGCCTTGATCGGCCTGGCGGTAGCGAAATTTTGCAGTGCAGCGAAACTCTCCTGCAGAATTGTTTTCCGCTATGAAATTCACATCCTCGGCAATGAGCGCTTGTGAATACAGCTTTGGGTGATTGTGTCCTTGTGCTACATAGAGAACATTATTTTTCATGTCCTTATCGACTACGAACCAGGGTTCTCCGGTACCAGAGCCTCCGATACCGAGGCCCTTGCGCTGACCGAGGGTATAGTACATGAGACCTTGATGAAGGCCTTTTACGTCTCCTGTCAGCGTCCGTATCTCTCCTGGCTGAGCAGGGAGATACTGACTCAAAAACTGACGGAAATTCCGCTCTCCAATGAAACAAATTCCGGTGCTGTCCTTTTTGGCCGCAGTTGCGAGACCAGCTCTTTCTGCAATGGCACGCACTTCTTTCTTCGGCAAGTGGCCAATAGGAAACATCGCACGGCTGAGGGCTTTCTGCCCGAGCATGTGCAGGAAGTAGGTTTGGTCCTTGCCAGGGTCTGCACCTCGAAGCAGACGGTATGTGCCTTGGTCGTTGACGACCTGTGCATAATGCCCAGTTGCAAGATAATCTGCGCCAAGCTGCATGGCTTTGTCCAGCAGTTCCTTGAACTTAATTTCCCGGTTACACAGGACATCCGGATTTGGGGTTCGTCCTTTTTTGTATTCTTCAAGAAAGTAGGAAAACACCTTTTCCTCGTACTCCTGTTCAAAGTTCACACTGTAGTAGGGAATGCCGATTTGCGTACAAACCCGCTCCACGTCTTCAAAGTCCTCGGCGGCCGTACAGACTCCCGACTCATCGGTCTCATCCCAGTTTTTCATGAAGACCCCGATAACATCATAACCTTGTTCCTTAAGCAACAGTGCTGACACAGAAGAATCCACGCCGCCGGACATTCCGACGACAATTCTCGTTTTATGCTCTGTTTTATGCTCTAATGATGTGCTGCTCATAACATCCACCTGCGATATCATGGGCAAAAGGTGCATACGGTACGTCAATTGCACCTCTTTACCCTCGAGTTTTTGACAATACTACTAGTCTGTACCGCAGCGGTGCGTTCGTCAAGTCAGCACCTGTTCTAAACCGTGCTATTCTCGTGTGAGGTGCATTAACTTGTGTAACAATGAAATTAGCTCCGCCCGCCAATCGATTAGTGGACAGGCCCCCATTAAGCTGGCTTCCGGTGGACAGACTCCATAAGGATTCCTGCCGACAGGTGTCAAATGGGGAAGGGATTTCTCGGGAAATAGAGAAATAGGTTGATGCTGTGGGAATGCACTGTGAATACTGTAAATG
Proteins encoded in this window:
- a CDS encoding TetR/AcrR family transcriptional regulator; protein product: MRELMTKEERHQHILDTAKHIFQEDGYDNVTIADVIKRSNVARGTFYLHFDSLEALLTGLFEDAVQKTWARIDPILSNMEISFETCTIEVIHAVFDMFQDDPALGAVFYSGGGQEFMQRKQEIMFKEMGGRLVEALEHRHGAKIPNLEWTVTMLISLIGDMSYYAVGQIAKNQRDAFEAHAIEFVLAGMRKHLEPHVPGSTL
- a CDS encoding LysR family transcriptional regulator, producing METKDISLFLAIARIGSISKTAEQLFMSQSTVTTRLQRLERNLGYSLFERTQNGVQLTPRGTRFVSLAEQIEQIEKQMQSPRLEETPLLRVMSGRAFVSTDVPECLHRMLKHSTVHLQVRMGLYDEMRDALLAQQVDFCFLGEPIYHPNIRLVEFAPDAIDVIVPETHYLAYSFNDINQIQSEPFIAFGRPTSPFRQRIMTLLAKSQVYPNVIMELDSFDGVKAMVSHGLGVSLLPRRTLFDAEAKGYKVLSVHAAHSSIWSRPTYLAFPKAIETQPLIQQFLRVATEFYSQLQSSGFH
- a CDS encoding ThiF family adenylyltransferase; the protein is MASSLTERYSRQVLFRPIGLLGQENLSRSRVAIVGLGALGTVSAGELARAGVGYLKLIDRDIIEASNLQRQSLYDEEDARKGLAKAAAAADKLRLANSDIEIEVVVTDLTWRNAEELLSDVDVIVDGTDNFEVRYLINEVSVKHSIPWSYGGAVSSYGTTAFFRPDETPCLVCLFGPHQGGGHDTCDTVGVIAPIVATIASLQTAEVLKYLSGNHEALAKVITTIDLWRNDFRQVHLGAKKESCPCCGQHEYPMLTPKADALTVSLCGRRTIQVRSLHAPQETLHQVAQRLQRVGEVRQNPNLLRCDLGEVQITLFADGRALFHGVDDPQTARNLYASYIGN
- the mnmA gene encoding tRNA 2-thiouridine(34) synthase MnmA, translating into MSSTSLEHKTEHKTRIVVGMSGGVDSSVSALLLKEQGYDVIGVFMKNWDETDESGVCTAAEDFEDVERVCTQIGIPYYSVNFEQEYEEKVFSYFLEEYKKGRTPNPDVLCNREIKFKELLDKAMQLGADYLATGHYAQVVNDQGTYRLLRGADPGKDQTYFLHMLGQKALSRAMFPIGHLPKKEVRAIAERAGLATAAKKDSTGICFIGERNFRQFLSQYLPAQPGEIRTLTGDVKGLHQGLMYYTLGQRKGLGIGGSGTGEPWFVVDKDMKNNVLYVAQGHNHPKLYSQALIAEDVNFIAENNSAGEFRCTAKFRYRQADQGVTVRQLSVQDNRWLVTFDEPQRAITPGQSVVFYSGDECMGGGIIQQSIADKTEIAATAISNR